From Nicotiana tabacum cultivar K326 chromosome 22, ASM71507v2, whole genome shotgun sequence, one genomic window encodes:
- the LOC142176044 gene encoding uncharacterized protein LOC142176044, whose translation MTEHYSAILQNKLPKKYGDPRSFTIPFSLGSTKFKKSFCDLGASINLMPLLIFKKLEGDIGDIRSVHVSLQLADRTTIILEGIVEDVLVWVDKFVFLMDFIAVNMEENREAPLILGRPFLATGREILDIQKRQLMLRVGDERPIFKMEGKRGPLKEKLGESKIDKCGVYPKKAEKKLST comes from the coding sequence ATGACAGAGCATTATAGTGCTATTTTGCAAAATAAGCTCCCTAAAAAATAtggagatccaaggagttttactatacctttctCTTTAGGAAGTACTAAATTTAAAAAATCTTTCTGTGATTTAGGTGCTTCTATTAATCTTATGCCTTTGCTTATTTTCAAGAAATTAGAGGGAGATATTGGAGACATTAGGTCGGTGCATGTGTCCTTGCAGTTGGCAGATCGGACCACAATCATACTTGAAGGAATAGTGGAAGATGTGCTAGTTTGGGTGGACAAATTTGTATTCCTTATGGACTTCATTGCGGTGAACATGGAGGAGAATAGGGAGGCCCCGCTGATTTTAGGAAGACCCTTCTTGGCTACGGGCAGAGAAATTCTGGATATTCAAAAAAGGCAACTCATGCTCAGAGTGGGGGATGAAAGGCCAATCTTCAAGATGGAAGGAAAAAGGGGGCCCCTAAAGGAGAAACTAGGAGAGAGTAAAAtcgataagtgtggggtgtacccaaaGAAAGCGGAAAAGAAGCTCTCAACATAG